One Ranitomeya variabilis isolate aRanVar5 chromosome 5, aRanVar5.hap1, whole genome shotgun sequence DNA window includes the following coding sequences:
- the LOC143774426 gene encoding beta-1,3-galactosyltransferase 2-like, translating to MYFRNHLSKFCITLCLVLISLSGYVLYYEKKIEHFTKWFQASVKLQDRKKPVNNLTYPAFQHPLAPPYPFPYKFLINQPDKCKNRKPFLVIMILGLCYDSESRHTIRETWGNESLYDVEVVRIFLVGRSHFFPERIQDLLEEESEIFGDIIQQDFMDTYYNLTLKTLMGMEWVTKFCPSASYVIKIDNDMFLNVDNLVHQLLNPDLPVRQNYFTGYIVTNTGPLRSKAYKWYVPEEVYPNNTYPPYCAGPGYVFSVDMAKKIYDVAQEIRVIPMEDVFMGICLYELHIPPTEPPKDKFNGHRINYDRCKFKEVITVHHYAGSELRSIWADFQAYKSLNC from the coding sequence ATGTATTTCCGAAACCACTTATCGAAATTCTGCATTACACTTTGTCTGGTTCTCATATCTTTAAGTGGATATGTATTGTACTACGAAAAGAAAATAGAACATTTCACCAAGTGGTTTCAAGCATCTGTAAAATTACAGGACAGAAAGAAACCTGTGAATAATTTGACTTACCCGGCGTTCCAGCACCCCCTGGCTCCTCCATACCCGTTTCCATACAAGTTCCTCATTAACCAGCCGGACAAGTGCAAGAACCGGAAGCCTTTCCTTGTTATAATGATCTTGGGACTATGCTATGACTCAGAGTCTAGACACACAATCCGAGAAACATGGGGTAATGAAAGTCTTTATGATGTTGAGGTGGTCAGGATTTTTCTGGTGGGTCGATCTCATTTTTTTCCAGAGCGAATCCAGGATTTGTTAGAGGAGGAAAGTGAGATCTTTGGGGACATCATACAACAAGACTTCATGGACACGTATTACAATTTAACTTTGAAAACCTTAATGGGTATGGAGTGGGTGACCAAATTCTGTCCTTCTGCCAGCTATGTCATTAAGATAGACAACGACATGTTTCTTAACGTAGACAACTTGGTCCATCAGCTTCTTAATCCAGATTTACCTGTTCGTCAAAATTACTTTACAGGATATATTGTAACCAACACTGGACCCTTAAGGAGCAAGGCTTATAAGTGGTATGTACCTGAAGAAGTCTATCCAAATAATACTTACCCACCCTATTGCGCTGGTCCTGGATATGTCTTTTCAGTTGATATGGCAAAAAAAATCTACGATGTGGCCCAAGAAATAAGGGTCATCCCCATGGAGGATGTTTTTATGGGAATTTGCTTATATGAGCTCCATATCCCACCCACTGAACCCCCTAAAGATAAATTTAATGGTCACAGGATTAATTATGATCGTTGTAAATTCAAGGAAGTTATCACAGTGCACCATTATGCGGGAAGTGAGCTGCGGTCTATATGGGCAGACTTTCAAGCTTATAAATCTCTGAattgttag